Sequence from the Longibacter salinarum genome:
ATCGACGTACGGCTATGGCCGACGCCGCTCGGACCCGCGTCGAAGAGGTATTCAGCTGGCAAGCGATCGCGCAGCAAACGCTCTCATTTTACAAGGACCTCGCAAGCTCCGACGACACTTAACACGATTACGGTTCTTTGGCATTTTCTTTGTGATATCCGTAACGTAGTTTAAAGGCCGTCGCCCCACAGGGTCTGATCATATGCATCCATCTTTTTCTCAACCCTCCCGCCCCTTCCTCATGCGACATCTCGTACTCTCGTTACTTCTTTTCGCATTTGTAGCGACCGTCTCGGCGAGTCCGGCGGCCGCGACCGACGGATCAGCTGCGACGGACGGCAACGAGGACGCTCCCGTTGCCATGATGACCGTTCCTGGTCTTCCCATGCCGGTTCCCGTCGCCCCACAGTTCGGTGATATGGTCCGTCTTCCGGATGGAACCTTCATCATGGGTCTTACGGACGAGGACCCCTTCGAAATGCAGAGCGCCGGTCGTCGCCGTGTCACGGTGAGCGCTTTTTACATCGACCGTTTCGAGGTCACCAATGCAGAGTACCGCGAGTATCTTCAGTCTCTCTCCCCGGGAGTCCGCGACGATGCACTGCCGGATTCGACAGCCTGGACGAGTTCGGCCAGCCGCGCCGACTTCTCGACGTATTTCTACGGCTCGAACTATGATGAGTACCCGGTCGTCTCGGTGACATGGCAGGACGCGAAGGACTATTGCAAGGCAGAGGACAAGCGCCTTCCGACCGAAGCAGAGTGGGAGTATGCTGCTCGCGCCGGGCGCGTCGGCGGTGTTTACCCGTGGTCCGGCTTCTCGCCGCGCGATGCCTTCGGCCGCTACCTCGCCAACTTCAACCCGGGTCGCCAGGGGCAGGCAGCAGACGGTTATGCCTTCACGGCACCGGTCGGTTCATTCCCGCCCAGCCGCTGGGGCCTTCACGATGTCGCCGGCAACGCGGCTGAATGGGTCGAAGATACATACTCTCCAACGTACGCCAACCTCTCCGACCTCGACCCCGTCTATCGTGGCGAGGACAGTGAGGAGACGCGCAAGGTCGTACGTGGCGGTGCGTGGGATTCGAATGCGTTCCGCATTGGCGTGGGCTTCCGTGACATGCACGAAGCCGACCAGGCCTCGCCCCGCATTGGTTTCCGCTGTGCTGCCGACATCAGCCAGGTCGAAGGAACGCAGCGTCGCTTCAAAGACCCGGAGCCGCCGCAGCCGGATCCCTCTAACGAAGGTGGTGACGCCAACTCGGAGTCGGGTGACGACGCTGCTGGTGACACGACGGAAGAAGAAGATGGTACGGCGCCGCCGGAATCCGGCACGACGCCTCCCGGTGGTGGACAGTAGATTCGGGCACAGGGACTAGATCGTCCCACACTGCTGATTGCTACAGGAAACGCTCCAGCTCTCGTCGAGGGCTGGAGCGTTTTTTATGGAGCAAAAAGGCGTTTGGTGAAATGTTTACGGCTCCGATTAATCGGCATGGATCTTCCGGGCAGGCCGATATGCGGCTCGGGGGCAAGGGAGAACCGACAGACCGTAATGTTGAGCGTCACACGGCCGTGTGACGCTGTGTTCGGTAGACGGTACGCCATTTCGATACGTTCAAACGCGTTTACCGGCGTTTCCCGACAAGCCCTAACGGTTTTTCGTAACACGTCAAATGGGTTGGTCAGCCCCTACCGCCTCTCACCCAGGAAGAATGATTGTGCATGGGCCGTGTGACGCTGTTTTCGATAGACGGTCCGGTATGTTATGCGCTGCGTGACTCTACCTTTGGGCGCTCCTCCTCCGTTGATGCATCTGCCTCCGCCCCCACCTCATCGCTTGAGCCAACGGCTTTATTCTCCTCCGCACGCTCTCGCATCTCCTCGGCTGTCTCGTGGCCGAGGTAATCGTCCATGATCCAGTGTGCGACGTAGATGATCGGCGTAATCCCGATCGCGATGAGAAACTTGTAGATGTAGTTGAACAGCGAAATCGCAATGATCTCCTGGACGGTGAGCTGGCCGACGAAGGCGACCGTGAGGACGACGAACGTGTCGATGAATTGAGATCCGAATGTCGATCCCGTAGCGCGTAGCCACAGGTACCGGCCGTTCGTCAGGTTGCGGAGCCAGTGGAACAGGAAAATATCAACGAGCTGGCCGATGAGGTACGCCGTCAAGCTCCCGATAATGACGCGTGTGGAGTTGCCGAAAACCTCGACGAAGGCCTCCTGCGACACCGGAGAGGACGGAGCGACGGGCACCTCCATCGCAACCCACAACAGCAGAAACTCAAAGCAAATCATCGCCATTCCGACGAACGTCACAAAGCGGATCCCCCGCTTGCCGTAATACTCGTTGAGCAGGTCCGTGACGATGAACGTGATCGGGAAGGCGATCACGCCAGCGGTCATGGTCACCGAGGTGAACTCCTGCCCTGCAAGGTTGATGACGAACGGCAGATCGACGACCGTGAAAAACTTACTGGCTGTCGCCTCCGCCACGACGAGTGCCGTCAGGAAGATGGCGGCGCAAATGACATACAGCTTCTGCGGTCGGGAAAGAACGTAGGCCTCGCGAATCATAGGGGAGAGGTGGGTGAAACGGGCAGAGTGCCGGGAGGGGAGCAGGGTGCGATCCACGACTTCTCTGGGCCGTACCGCATGATTTCCGCCTCCGTTCCGCGCCGTCAGATACGTTACGACGCGTGCGTGTCGCGGGCCGGCTCGGAAGCTGTCGGAGCCTCATTTGTTGGCTCGCCGTCGTACACGGCCGGAAGGGTAAAGCCAAACGTGCTTCCGCTGCCGGGTGTGCTCTCGATCATCAACTCCCGTCCGTGCGCACTGAGGATGTGCTTGACGATCGCGAGGCCGAGACCGGTCCCTCCCTGACTGCGCGATCTGGACTTGTCGACGCGGTAAAACCGCTCCGTCAGACGCGGGATGTGCTCGGGTGAAATGCCGAGTCCATCGTCGGCGACGGTAATCTTTACCTCGTCGGATGGAAGGAGGCGCGCGATAATCTCAACGTGGCCGCCTTCTCGGTTATATTTGATCGCGTTATCACTGAGGTTCACGAGCACCTGACGTACACGCTCACGATCCCCGTACACCTTTGGCAGACTCTCCGGGAGCCGATGTTGCAGCGTCACGTTTTTGTTCTCGGCCTTGATCTCAAGCGACTCGACGACGCCTTCAACCAGAGATCGAAGGTCGAATGGCTCCGCTGACATTTCGAGTTCGCCGGTCTCGATGCGTGCGATGTGCGACAGGTCGCGCGCAAGGTTATCGAGACGATTGGTGTTGCGCATGATTTTCTCCAGGAACGATCGATTTACGGACGGATCGTCGACCGCTCCATCGAGCAGCGTTTCCGTAAATCCCTGGACGGAGAAAATCGGCGTTTTAAGCTCGTGCGAGACGTTACCGATGAACTCACGTCGGTAATTCTCCATCTGTTTTAAGTCCTGAATTTCCCCCTCAAGCGTCTGGCCGGTACGGAAGACTTCCCACACAAGCTTCCGCATCTCATCGCCGCTCGGCCGCGGGGCGGCTTCCAGATCGTCGAACTGGTGCTGGCGAATCTGCTGTAGCGTGCGTATGGCATGGTGAACGCGGGGCGTCACAAATCCCCACACGGCGACGTACGTGCCAAACCCAATCCCAACGGTCATCGCGACGAGGGTGAGCCACGAGGCGTCAAAAAGAACGACCGTAAGGGCGAGTGCGACCACCATCACCGTCCCGGCCGTTTTCAGCGTCAGGCGAGAGAACAGCGGGGGGCGTTCGTCGGGCGTTGAAGGGGGCGATGTTGTCATATCGGTAAAGCGTCTGAACGGTACGGGCAGACGAATGGGGTTGCGCGTCGGGGCTCAACATAGCGAGCAGCGACATGAGGCGAGTCACCGTGGGATTAACGATCGCATGATCGTCAGTGCATGCGCCCGGGGCAATTGATCGCGTGCCCGATTAACCTCGGAATCGATACCCGACCCCTTTGATGGTCTCGATGTAGTCGGATCCGATCTTCTCTCTGATCTTTCGCACGTGGACATCTACGGTTCGGTCGACGACGTAGACATCCGGTCCCCAGACCTCGTCGAGAATTTCCTGACGCGTAAACGCCGTACCGGGGTGGGAAGCCATGAACTGCAGCAGTTCAAACTCCTGCTTGGGGAAATGCATCTCCTTCGAGCCGTTCTCTTGCTCCTGTATGACAATAAACCGATCGCGATCAATGGTTAGGTCATGGATGCTCAGAGTGTCGGGCGGCGTATCATTCCGTTTCGACGACCGAAGAAGCGCCCGAACCTGACTCACGATAACAGGAATGGAGACCGGCTTGCTCAGGTACGAATCGGCCCCACTCTCCAGGCCCTCGATCATGCTTTCCTCCTCCGTACGTGCCGTGAGCATCAGAACCGGAATCGTACGCAAGTACGCGTCTTGCCGAATCCGACGACATGTCTCGAGCCCATCCATCTCAGGCATCATTACGTCGAGAATGATGAGGTCAGGCTCGATGTCCCGAGCTGTGGCCAGTGCTTCCTGCCCGTCTCGCGCCGCGGCAACCTCGTATCCTCGATTGGTGAGGTTGTAGTCCAGAAGATCGATGATATCCTGCTCGTCATCGACCACAAGAATAACCGTGTCACCGGAAGCGTCAGAGCGTGTCATGATAGGACGGTGGTAGCCAGGGAGACGATAAAGGGGGCAGTCCCTTAGGTTACCGTAAAGTTAAGAGGTTTCGTCCCACCATGCAATGTCCGGAAGATCGTCCGTCAAATCAGAGAGAGGAGCGTCGTGTGATTCACCGAAGAGCTCAAAGGAAACGCCGTCTTTGACCTCTGAAAGAGGCTGATGCTCTTCAATGACCGGGAGGTACGTCTCGTACGAGTGCAGCGCTGCTTGCGCTCGCTCAAGGTCTGAGTCGGTAAACGTCGTAACGCAGCCGATCTTCGCTGCGGGAGACGACTGCAGATGATCGGGGCGTTCGCTGTCGTCCGGGGCAGGCGGAAGAGTGAAGAAGGCGAGGCGTTTGGGGTATGGCCGTCCCTGAGCTCGCAGGGCGCAGGCGAGGTGTTTCACCACAGCATGAGAGACGAGATGGTCGGGGTGGCCGCTGATCCCGTGGACCGGATACGTGATGAGAACATCCGGGGCCGTGCGGCGGACATGCTTTTCGATGATGGCAGCCAGCCGACGCGGATCGATGGCATCGAGTTCGCCGTCGGGAAGGTCGAGGACCCGAAGGGAGGATAGGTCGAGCTCGCGTGCGACGTTTTGCATTTCCTTGAATCGAACATTCCCCATCTCGTCCTTCGATAGCCCGAGACGCTCGCGCTGCGACGTTGCTTCTCCTCGCGTGAGTGTGAGAAGATGAACCTCGTGGTTCTCACGTCGCTGTCGCGCGAGCGCAGGAGCTGGGCCGAAGGATTCGTCGTCAGGGTGGGGAAAAACGTACAGCAGGGAGGCCATGTGAGATGGGGAAATGGATAGCAGGCAGGTGACGATGAAATTAAGAAGTCAGAATCTGTTTGGCGGACGGCCTTCGGCCACCCAAATGTACGGACCTCACGACGGTCGGTCCTCGCTGCGCTCCAAACCCCAGGCACGGTTGAGCTCGCGCATCGCGTCTACTAAGTCATTGCGAAAGGATAACCGTCAGACTGAATAATAGGTATGAACAGCTGCGCTCATTCTTTTGTGATGCACCTGCCAAACAGGTTGTCAGCACGATACATAGTAAGAATTGAGCGAGCAAGCGAACGAATCTTGTACCCGTACCTCAACAGGACGTAGGTCTCGGGTGGCTCCGAATTTCTTTGTGCTTGTGCACGTCCGCGGATCGGAGGTCTTAGGATACGTATTTGAATGCGATGAAATTACCCCCGAGAGTCCTCTGTGCTCAGGTCGCACTGCCCCAATCCGTTTTCCGAATGATATTGCCGGGATCGTCCAAACCGTGTCCTCGCAGCGGCTCCGAGTTGGGAAGAGCAACGTTTCAACAATACACGTTCAACCGTTCTTCTGTTAGGGTGTGGCGCGTCTGCCGAGTCGAAGCCGTTGGAGACATCGACATTTTACAGTCGAAACGGTATAACAAACAGAAGAGGACGCCCGGTGATACCGAACGCCCTCCGATTTATGCGCCGACCCTTATTCAGGTTCAATCAGATGAGGCGAACGTACGTGGTTCGTCTTGCTCTCGAATGATTTCATCGAACGATGTGTCGCCCGTTCGCAGCATTCTCCGTACATACGGGTGACAAAGCTGGCATTTCTTGCCGAACTCGACGTGTTGCTGAAGCTCTTCCACGGAGGTAGCGCCGGTTGTCTCGGCGATCGCTCGTAACTCAACGAAGGGTTTCTGGAAGCAGTAGCAACGGTCGATATTCATCGGAAGCGACGTCGGGTGAACGAGAGCCGAAAGAAGAAGGCGAATTACCGGGCATTGATGGAAAAGTCGATGTGAGCCGGAGCAACGCCAGCCTGAATCGTGTCGACGGCTGCACCACCCCGCTCGTGCACGGTGACGGTTCCGCTTTCGTCAAACGGACTGGCCGGTGAAAGGCGACCGATGTACAACAACTCGTTTCTATCGTCGTAGCCGACAGCGCCGGGGCTGTCGCCCGCAACGTCGAGACGCGACTCGATCTGGTTCGTTGCCGTATCATATCGAAGAACACGTCCATCGGCCAGAAGAGCATATGCCTCTTCTGCTGCTGAGCTGTAGCTTACGTGTTGGCCGAAGCTCGCCGAGCTGATCTGCGTCGTTAGTTCGACCTCGTCACTGATAGAGCCCGTCGACGGATCGACGACACGGATGGCCCCTGGACTCGACGTTGACGGGTTGCCGGTCTGGATGCCGGTGCAGAACACGATCACCTCGTCATCCTCGTCACGTACAAGAGAACGTGGGCCCGTGCAACCGATGTCGATCGTCTGGACAGTGAGATCATTCGCATCGATGATGCCGATGGACGATCCGCTACCGAAACCGCCGAGCGCGACAACGATCGTGGAGCCCAGCACCTCCACATCTTCGGGTGTACCGGGGACATCGACAGAATCAACGACGGTGCTCGTCGTGAGGTCAACCACGTCCACATCGGACGGGTCAACTCCGTAATCCTG
This genomic interval carries:
- a CDS encoding sensor histidine kinase — encoded protein: MTTSPPSTPDERPPLFSRLTLKTAGTVMVVALALTVVLFDASWLTLVAMTVGIGFGTYVAVWGFVTPRVHHAIRTLQQIRQHQFDDLEAAPRPSGDEMRKLVWEVFRTGQTLEGEIQDLKQMENYRREFIGNVSHELKTPIFSVQGFTETLLDGAVDDPSVNRSFLEKIMRNTNRLDNLARDLSHIARIETGELEMSAEPFDLRSLVEGVVESLEIKAENKNVTLQHRLPESLPKVYGDRERVRQVLVNLSDNAIKYNREGGHVEIIARLLPSDEVKITVADDGLGISPEHIPRLTERFYRVDKSRSRSQGGTGLGLAIVKHILSAHGRELMIESTPGSGSTFGFTLPAVYDGEPTNEAPTASEPARDTHAS
- a CDS encoding PIG-L deacetylase family protein — translated: MASLLYVFPHPDDESFGPAPALARQRRENHEVHLLTLTRGEATSQRERLGLSKDEMGNVRFKEMQNVARELDLSSLRVLDLPDGELDAIDPRRLAAIIEKHVRRTAPDVLITYPVHGISGHPDHLVSHAVVKHLACALRAQGRPYPKRLAFFTLPPAPDDSERPDHLQSSPAAKIGCVTTFTDSDLERAQAALHSYETYLPVIEEHQPLSEVKDGVSFELFGESHDAPLSDLTDDLPDIAWWDETS
- a CDS encoding (2Fe-2S)-binding protein, which gives rise to MNIDRCYCFQKPFVELRAIAETTGATSVEELQQHVEFGKKCQLCHPYVRRMLRTGDTSFDEIIREQDEPRTFASSD
- a CDS encoding formylglycine-generating enzyme family protein → MRHLVLSLLLFAFVATVSASPAAATDGSAATDGNEDAPVAMMTVPGLPMPVPVAPQFGDMVRLPDGTFIMGLTDEDPFEMQSAGRRRVTVSAFYIDRFEVTNAEYREYLQSLSPGVRDDALPDSTAWTSSASRADFSTYFYGSNYDEYPVVSVTWQDAKDYCKAEDKRLPTEAEWEYAARAGRVGGVYPWSGFSPRDAFGRYLANFNPGRQGQAADGYAFTAPVGSFPPSRWGLHDVAGNAAEWVEDTYSPTYANLSDLDPVYRGEDSEETRKVVRGGAWDSNAFRIGVGFRDMHEADQASPRIGFRCAADISQVEGTQRRFKDPEPPQPDPSNEGGDANSESGDDAAGDTTEEEDGTAPPESGTTPPGGGQ
- a CDS encoding queuosine precursor transporter is translated as MIREAYVLSRPQKLYVICAAIFLTALVVAEATASKFFTVVDLPFVINLAGQEFTSVTMTAGVIAFPITFIVTDLLNEYYGKRGIRFVTFVGMAMICFEFLLLWVAMEVPVAPSSPVSQEAFVEVFGNSTRVIIGSLTAYLIGQLVDIFLFHWLRNLTNGRYLWLRATGSTFGSQFIDTFVVLTVAFVGQLTVQEIIAISLFNYIYKFLIAIGITPIIYVAHWIMDDYLGHETAEEMRERAEENKAVGSSDEVGAEADASTEEERPKVESRSA
- a CDS encoding response regulator transcription factor, which encodes MTRSDASGDTVILVVDDEQDIIDLLDYNLTNRGYEVAAARDGQEALATARDIEPDLIILDVMMPEMDGLETCRRIRQDAYLRTIPVLMLTARTEEESMIEGLESGADSYLSKPVSIPVIVSQVRALLRSSKRNDTPPDTLSIHDLTIDRDRFIVIQEQENGSKEMHFPKQEFELLQFMASHPGTAFTRQEILDEVWGPDVYVVDRTVDVHVRKIREKIGSDYIETIKGVGYRFRG